CAGAAATTCGATATGAAACAATTTATCAAGACGATTGTGACGTCGCACGTTTACAGCTTAAGCGCCCTGCCTAACGAAACCAATGTGGGTGATACGCGAAATTACTCACGCCATTATCGTCAACGTCTGCGTGCCGAGGTCCTCGTGGACAGCGTGAGTGAATTGATCGGCGTCCCGGAAACATTTTCGGCGATGCCCGCAGGTTCCACTGCGAAACAACTCTGGACCCACCGCGTGAGCTCGGTCTTCCTCGATTCCTTTGGGCGTCCCGATCCGAATCAGGATCCGCCTTGCGAACGAACCACCGAGACAACGGTCGTGCAGGTGTTACACATGATGAATTCGCGCGACATGTATTCCCGCATTCAATCGAAAAATGGTAATAGCGCAAAATGGGCGAAAAGCAAAATGACGCCCGATCAAATAGTCGAAGAAATTTATCTGACAGCATACTCTCGTTATCCGACCATTGAAGAAAAACGACTGGGACGCTCCCTGTTCGAAGAGGAAGGAGCGAATCGACAGCAGGTCATTGAAGACCTGATGTGGGCTCTGCTCAATACGCCGGAATACCTTTTCAAGAACTAAGACCCCGACCCTCAAGACAACAGTTGTTTAGAACAAAATCACAGGATCAGAAATGATGAACGTTTCGAAAAAATGCAATGGAATCACACGACGGAATTGCCTGCAGCTGGGTCTGGGTGCCATGACCGGCCTGAGCATGGTCGATCTGTTACGATTGCGCACTGAAGCAAAAGGAACCGCCTCACCCAATCCGAAAGCGACCGCTAAAAGCGTGATCCTGATCTGGATGGATGGCGGACCATCACACTACGAAACCTTCGATCCCAAGCCCGAAGCACCGGTCGAAATTCGTGGTGAATTCAACCCGATCCCAACCAGCGTGCCCGGCGTTCAGTTTTCACAACATATGACACGACTGGCTTCGATCTTTGACAAATATTCGGTAATCCGTTCCATTCGTCATAACCAAGGCAACCATGGTGCCGGCAACCATTACATGATGACCGGTGCCCCGCCACGAATTCCCGTGGGTTGTGGTGCGTTTGTCAGCTTCCATCCCAGCATGGGTTCGGTTGTCGCACATCAGAAACCAACGACCAATAATCTGCCTGCTTACTTCTCGATGCCACGCATGTCGCGTTCCGGCGGACCGAACTTCCTGGGGGCCAAGTACGCACCCTTTGTCATGTCCGACAATCCCGACTCGTCTAACTTCCGCGTACGTGACCTGGCTCTCCCCAGCGGCTTGAGCGACGCACGCTATCAGACCCGCCGTGATCTACGGGCACAGGTAGATCAGCTGAAACGCATCAAGGATAAAGTCGCCGGCGAT
This window of the Gimesia fumaroli genome carries:
- a CDS encoding DUF1501 domain-containing protein gives rise to the protein MMNVSKKCNGITRRNCLQLGLGAMTGLSMVDLLRLRTEAKGTASPNPKATAKSVILIWMDGGPSHYETFDPKPEAPVEIRGEFNPIPTSVPGVQFSQHMTRLASIFDKYSVIRSIRHNQGNHGAGNHYMMTGAPPRIPVGCGAFVSFHPSMGSVVAHQKPTTNNLPAYFSMPRMSRSGGPNFLGAKYAPFVMSDNPDSSNFRVRDLALPSGLSDARYQTRRDLRAQVDQLKRIKDKVAGDPVMNLDEYYEQGYSLVASTEAQKAFEIDRESDELRDKYGRNSFGQRALLARRLTEAGVPFITLYEGGWDNHGSLFKTFNGRMPAFENTIATLIEDLDERGLLDTTMVLALGEFGRTPKINPGGGRDHWSNAMSVLMAGGGTPGGLALGATDKAGYSAVERVLSPENFVSTIYTKMGIDPDKVLYTPEGRPSHLVSDPTPIPELFA